Proteins encoded within one genomic window of Episyrphus balteatus chromosome 1, idEpiBalt1.1, whole genome shotgun sequence:
- the LOC129906368 gene encoding boophilin-G2-like, protein MNIFNTIGAEKLEACIQEHSRNGNGRIACKAAIPSWSYDSENGKCVKFNYGGCYGNDNRFKSKDECEATCLTVALARDCRSRPDKGPCNGRITAWAYNPRSKSCDKFYYGGCGGNQNRYKSKSICEQICKR, encoded by the exons aTGAATATTTTCAATACTATTGGAGCTGAAAAACTAG AAGCTTGCATCCAGGAACACTCACGCAATGGCAATGGAAGGATTGCTTGTAAAGCTGCTATTCCCTCGTGGTCATATGATTCTGAAAATGGGAAATGTGTGAAATTCAACTACGGAGGATGTTACGGAAATGATAATCGTTTTAAATCCAAGGATGAATGTGAAGCAACTTGTTTGA CTGTTGCTCTTGCAAGGG ATTGTAGATCAAGACCGGACAAAGGACCTTGTAATGGACGGATAACAGCTTGGGCATATAATCCACGATCAAAGTCATGTGACAAGTTCTATTATGGAGGATGTGGTGGCAATCAAAACCGATACAAATCTAAGTCCATTTGTGAACAGATTTGCAAGCGTTAA
- the LOC129907738 gene encoding trypsin inhibitor-like: MKIIFGLMIAVLSLFALIAAEKPAACLQRHSSNGDDDTECRGLFRMWSYNAAEDKCVKFIYGGCDGNDNQFKTKEACEATCRKP; this comes from the exons atgaaaataatttttggattgaTGATTGCTGTTCTCAGCCTGTTTGCCTTAATTGCTGCAGAAAAACCAG CGGCTTGTTTACAACGCCACTCATCAAATGGTGATGATGATACCGAATGTAGAGGTCTCTTCCGTATGTGGTCATACAATGCTGCCGAAGACAAGTGCGTAAAATTCATCTATGGCGGTTGTGATGGAAACGATAACCAATTCAAAACTAAAGAAGCTTGTGAAGCTACTTGCAGGAAACCTTAG